Proteins encoded in a region of the Gulosibacter sediminis genome:
- a CDS encoding ABC transporter permease — MTNDQLTRAEAAPAGGETLAPRKLKTPILLAVFTLVSLLAFVFTVGDQSTQIDISNRGGAIQLDPLVFPTMLTNAVLTVGMIALTVFAFSRSLARQKVPMWVSAVFAALWAIALIIWVGAGANVPLAWLLTGTLALSTPIVFGSMAGLVAERSGVVNIAIEGQLLSGAFASALVASLTSNWVAGLVAAIVAGVLISAILALFSITYWVEQVVVGVVINMIVLGLTDFLYSGLMSSDPQRYNSPDRYPTWSIPGLSEIPVLGPLLFSNTIVVYALFLLVPFMVFMLFNSKWGIRTRAVGEHPKAADTVGINVNATRWRNVLLSGAIAGFGGSYYTLGLVGAFGSEVTSGQGYIALAALIFGRWHPVYATLAAILFGFASNFRTLASQVGADLPTELMAMVPYIVTVFAVVGFVGQSRAPAASGTPYITQGR; from the coding sequence ATGACGAACGACCAGCTCACCCGCGCCGAGGCGGCCCCCGCCGGGGGCGAGACCCTCGCACCCCGCAAGCTGAAGACCCCGATCTTGCTCGCGGTCTTCACGCTCGTCTCGCTGCTCGCCTTCGTGTTCACCGTCGGTGACCAGTCGACGCAGATCGACATCAGCAACCGCGGCGGCGCGATTCAGCTCGACCCGCTCGTGTTCCCGACGATGCTCACGAACGCCGTGCTCACGGTCGGCATGATCGCCCTCACCGTCTTCGCGTTCTCGCGCTCGCTCGCGCGCCAGAAGGTGCCGATGTGGGTGAGCGCCGTGTTCGCGGCGCTCTGGGCGATCGCGCTCATCATCTGGGTTGGCGCCGGCGCGAACGTGCCGCTGGCCTGGCTGCTCACCGGCACCCTCGCCCTCTCGACGCCGATCGTGTTTGGTTCGATGGCCGGCCTCGTTGCCGAACGCTCCGGCGTCGTGAATATCGCCATTGAAGGTCAGCTGCTCTCCGGTGCCTTTGCTTCGGCGCTCGTGGCGAGCCTCACGAGCAACTGGGTCGCCGGCCTCGTTGCCGCGATCGTCGCCGGTGTGCTCATCTCGGCCATCCTCGCGCTGTTCTCAATCACTTACTGGGTCGAGCAGGTCGTCGTCGGTGTCGTGATCAACATGATCGTGCTCGGCCTTACCGACTTCCTCTATTCGGGCCTCATGTCGAGCGACCCGCAGCGCTACAACAGCCCCGACCGCTATCCGACCTGGTCGATCCCGGGCCTGAGCGAGATCCCGGTGCTCGGTCCGCTGCTGTTCTCGAACACGATCGTCGTCTACGCGCTCTTCCTGCTCGTGCCGTTCATGGTGTTCATGCTCTTCAACTCGAAGTGGGGCATCCGCACCCGCGCGGTTGGCGAGCATCCCAAGGCAGCCGACACCGTCGGCATCAACGTCAACGCCACCCGCTGGCGCAACGTGCTGCTCTCGGGCGCGATCGCCGGCTTCGGTGGCTCGTACTACACGCTCGGCCTCGTCGGCGCCTTCGGCTCTGAGGTGACGAGCGGTCAGGGGTATATCGCGCTCGCGGCACTGATCTTCGGCCGCTGGCACCCGGTGTATGCGACGCTCGCGGCGATCCTGTTCGGCTTCGCGTCGAACTTCCGCACGCTCGCCTCGCAGGTGGGCGCCGACCTACCCACCGAGCTCATGGCGATGGTGCCGTACATCGTGACCGTGTTCGCCGTCGTCGGCTTCGTGGGGCAGTCCCGCGCGCCCGCCGCGAGCGGCACACCCTACATCACGCAGGGCCGGTAG
- a CDS encoding ABC transporter permease, translated as MANDAKLTPDVDQPPVDKVRTGSTNALADEPWRGVWRDILGGSFARSLIAIVIALFIGLLIAVFTDPDVQSTLGYVFAAPQHFFQAAGALIGDAVQALINGAIYNPKRGFLPLLTTLQWATPLIAAGLGLGIAFRAGLFNIGGQGQLLVGAFFAAYVGSNWALPPVLHLVVTIIIAILAASMWAAIVGWLKAQTGAHEVILTIMFNWIAYWGVTYLLKQQPFQAENAPGYAKSKAILESARFPEIAGVFGTGIVVVILAAVAYWWIMDRSTIGFQIRAVGINPNAARTAGINVKLVTVLTMALSGGFIGIAAATQTLEVHPTGIEPSVDAGIGFDAITVALLGGNNPIGIIFAALLFGALKAGAVSMEVSAGVPKDIIPVIQGLIVLFVAAPKFLGFLPKPTGIQLADRLSARKQGSEA; from the coding sequence ATGGCGAATGACGCGAAACTCACGCCCGACGTCGACCAGCCGCCGGTCGACAAGGTGCGCACCGGCTCCACGAACGCCCTCGCCGACGAGCCCTGGCGCGGCGTCTGGCGCGACATCCTCGGCGGCTCGTTCGCCCGCTCGCTCATCGCGATCGTCATCGCGCTCTTCATCGGTCTGCTCATCGCGGTCTTCACCGACCCGGATGTGCAGAGCACGCTCGGCTACGTGTTCGCCGCGCCGCAGCACTTCTTCCAGGCCGCGGGCGCGCTCATCGGCGACGCCGTGCAGGCGCTCATCAACGGCGCCATCTACAACCCGAAGCGCGGGTTCCTCCCGCTGCTGACGACGCTGCAGTGGGCGACGCCGCTCATCGCCGCCGGTCTCGGCCTCGGCATCGCGTTCCGCGCCGGCCTCTTCAACATTGGTGGTCAGGGGCAGCTGCTCGTCGGCGCGTTCTTCGCCGCCTACGTGGGTTCCAACTGGGCCCTGCCCCCGGTGCTCCACCTCGTCGTCACGATCATCATCGCGATCCTCGCCGCCTCGATGTGGGCCGCGATCGTCGGCTGGCTCAAGGCACAGACCGGCGCGCACGAGGTGATCCTCACGATCATGTTCAACTGGATCGCTTACTGGGGCGTCACCTACCTGCTCAAGCAGCAGCCGTTCCAGGCCGAAAACGCACCGGGCTATGCGAAGAGCAAGGCGATTCTCGAGAGCGCCCGATTCCCCGAGATCGCGGGTGTGTTTGGCACCGGCATCGTCGTCGTGATTCTCGCGGCGGTCGCGTACTGGTGGATCATGGACCGCTCGACGATCGGCTTCCAGATTCGCGCGGTCGGGATCAACCCGAACGCGGCCCGCACCGCCGGCATCAACGTGAAGCTCGTCACGGTGCTCACGATGGCGCTCTCGGGCGGCTTCATCGGCATCGCCGCCGCGACGCAGACGCTTGAGGTGCACCCGACCGGCATCGAGCCGTCGGTGGATGCGGGCATCGGCTTCGACGCGATCACGGTCGCGCTGCTTGGCGGCAATAACCCGATCGGCATCATCTTCGCCGCGCTGCTGTTCGGCGCGCTCAAGGCGGGTGCCGTCTCGATGGAAGTCAGCGCCGGTGTGCCGAAGGACATCATCCCGGTGATCCAGGGCCTCATCGTGCTCTTCGTCGCCGCCCCGAAGTTCCTCGGCTTCCTGCCGAAGCCCACGGGCATCCAACTCGCCGACCGACTGTCGGCTCGCAAGCAGGGTTCGGAGGCGTAA
- a CDS encoding ABC transporter ATP-binding protein: MKLELRGITKRFGNFTANDSIDLTVEEGEIHALLGENGAGKSTLMNVLYGLYTPEEGEILLDGEVQNFSGPGDAMRAGIGMVHQHFMLIPVFTVAENLMLGHEPTKGAGILDLQAARTRVNEISERFGFRIDPDSVVEDLSVGQQQRVEIIKALSQEAKVLVLDEPTAVLTPQETDELMRIMDELRQQGTSIVFISHKLREVRHVSDRITVIRRGKVVGTAEPTASNEELATLMVGHDVSLTVQKDAPKLGSASFQVRDLTVFSPTGQRLVDGLSFEIREGEILVVAGVQGNGQTELTEAILGLQPKTDGSITLNGKEVLGLSVKQALNTGIGFVPEDRTVDGIVGEFTIAENLILDEFDRKPFSKGIALDLGAIHENAEQKVESFDVRTPSTETAVGRLSGGNQQKVVLARELGRQLKLFIASQPTRGLDVGSIEFVHDQIVATRDSGIPVLIVSTELDEVVQLADRIMVMYDGRSMGIVSADTSRETLGQMMAGIPHGE, encoded by the coding sequence ATGAAACTCGAACTCCGCGGTATCACGAAGCGCTTCGGCAACTTCACCGCAAACGACAGCATCGACCTCACTGTTGAGGAGGGGGAGATCCACGCGCTGCTCGGCGAGAACGGCGCGGGCAAGTCGACCCTGATGAACGTGCTCTACGGGCTCTACACGCCCGAAGAAGGTGAAATCCTCCTCGATGGTGAGGTCCAAAACTTCTCCGGGCCCGGCGACGCGATGCGCGCCGGCATCGGAATGGTGCACCAGCACTTCATGCTGATTCCCGTCTTCACGGTGGCCGAGAACCTCATGCTCGGCCACGAGCCCACGAAGGGCGCGGGCATTCTCGACCTCCAGGCCGCGCGCACCCGCGTGAACGAGATCTCGGAGCGCTTCGGCTTCCGCATCGACCCCGACTCGGTGGTCGAAGACCTCTCGGTCGGGCAGCAGCAGCGCGTCGAGATCATCAAGGCCCTGTCGCAGGAGGCGAAGGTGCTCGTGCTCGACGAGCCCACCGCCGTGCTCACGCCGCAAGAGACCGACGAGCTCATGCGCATCATGGACGAGCTGCGTCAGCAGGGCACCTCGATCGTCTTCATCTCGCACAAGCTGCGCGAGGTGCGGCACGTGAGCGACCGCATCACGGTCATCCGCCGCGGCAAGGTTGTCGGCACGGCCGAGCCGACCGCGTCGAACGAGGAACTCGCGACGCTCATGGTCGGCCACGACGTGTCGCTGACGGTGCAGAAGGATGCGCCGAAGCTCGGCTCCGCGTCGTTCCAGGTGCGCGACCTCACCGTCTTCAGCCCGACCGGCCAGCGCCTGGTGGATGGGCTCAGCTTCGAAATCCGCGAGGGCGAGATCCTCGTTGTCGCCGGCGTGCAGGGCAACGGCCAGACCGAGCTCACCGAGGCGATCCTCGGCCTCCAGCCGAAGACCGACGGCTCGATCACGCTCAACGGCAAAGAGGTGCTCGGCCTCAGCGTGAAGCAGGCGCTCAACACCGGCATCGGTTTTGTCCCTGAGGACCGCACCGTCGACGGCATCGTCGGCGAGTTCACGATCGCCGAGAACCTGATCCTCGACGAGTTCGACCGCAAGCCGTTCTCGAAGGGCATCGCGCTCGACCTCGGCGCGATTCACGAGAACGCCGAGCAGAAGGTCGAATCGTTCGACGTGCGCACACCGTCGACCGAGACCGCCGTCGGCCGCCTCTCGGGCGGTAATCAGCAGAAGGTCGTGCTCGCGCGCGAACTCGGGCGACAGCTCAAGCTGTTCATCGCATCCCAGCCCACGCGCGGCCTCGACGTCGGCTCGATCGAGTTCGTGCACGACCAGATCGTCGCGACGCGCGACTCGGGCATCCCGGTGCTCATCGTGTCGACCGAGCTCGACGAGGTCGTGCAGCTCGCCGACCGAATCATGGTGATGTACGACGGCCGCTCGATGGGCATCGTGTCGGCCGACACCTCGCGCGAAACACTTGGACAGATGATGGCAGGTATTCCCCATGGCGAATGA
- a CDS encoding BMP family lipoprotein — MGMSRKKAVGALSVASISMLALAACGAPPADTEATGGAGSDNSDFLACMVSDEGGFDDRSFNQLAHEGLEMAVDQLGISSAEAQSSSPDDFQPNLSAMVDQGCNLIIPVGFNLADATQAAADANPDTDFAIVDVDYLSADNLLQLNYDTAQAAFLAGYAAAGQSESGKVATFGGAQIPSVTIFMDGFADGVAYYNEEKGTDVEVLGWDVEGQNGEFVGNFSDQTKANQITEGFLAQGADIILPVGGPLYQGAAEAIRADGDNALLLGVDSDLREKEPDYADIIFVSIEKGLDVTVYEAIESAVEGNFAGGTTYTGTLENEGVGLSDFGDFESELPDGMLDELDTIRQGIIDGTIEVESPSSPAVSE, encoded by the coding sequence ATGGGTATGTCTCGCAAGAAGGCGGTCGGCGCGCTCAGCGTCGCGTCGATCAGTATGCTCGCGCTCGCGGCGTGCGGTGCCCCGCCCGCTGACACCGAGGCGACCGGTGGCGCAGGCAGCGACAACAGCGACTTCCTCGCGTGCATGGTGTCGGATGAGGGCGGCTTCGACGACCGCTCGTTCAACCAGCTCGCGCACGAGGGCCTCGAGATGGCGGTCGACCAGCTTGGGATCTCCTCGGCCGAAGCGCAGTCGAGCTCGCCTGACGACTTCCAGCCGAACCTCTCGGCGATGGTTGACCAGGGCTGCAACCTGATCATCCCCGTGGGCTTCAACCTTGCCGATGCGACCCAGGCTGCCGCCGACGCCAACCCCGACACCGACTTCGCGATCGTCGACGTCGACTACCTCAGCGCTGACAACCTCCTGCAGCTCAACTACGACACGGCACAGGCCGCGTTCCTTGCCGGTTACGCTGCCGCGGGTCAGTCGGAGAGTGGCAAGGTTGCCACCTTCGGTGGCGCCCAGATTCCCTCGGTCACCATCTTCATGGATGGCTTCGCCGACGGCGTTGCCTACTACAACGAGGAAAAGGGCACCGACGTTGAGGTGCTCGGCTGGGACGTTGAGGGCCAGAACGGTGAGTTCGTCGGCAACTTCAGCGACCAGACCAAGGCGAACCAGATCACCGAGGGCTTCCTCGCCCAGGGTGCCGACATCATCCTGCCGGTTGGTGGCCCGCTCTACCAGGGTGCCGCTGAGGCGATCCGTGCCGACGGCGACAACGCGCTGCTGCTCGGCGTCGACAGCGACCTTCGCGAGAAGGAGCCGGACTACGCAGACATCATCTTCGTCTCGATCGAGAAGGGTCTCGACGTGACGGTCTACGAGGCGATCGAAAGCGCGGTCGAGGGCAACTTCGCCGGCGGCACCACCTACACTGGCACGCTCGAGAACGAGGGCGTTGGCCTCTCGGACTTCGGCGACTTCGAGTCGGAGCTGCCGGACGGCATGCTCGACGAGCTCGACACGATCCGCCAGGGCATCATCGACGGCACGATCGAGGTCGAGTCGCCTTCGTCGCCCGCGGTTTCGGAGTAA
- a CDS encoding mannose-1-phosphate guanylyltransferase: MPNNLDHFYAVIPAGGVGSRLWPLSRADRPKFLRDIAGTGTTLLRSTWERLAPLTGDERIYVVTGAAHGEEVQHQLPELLQHNVILETEGRDSSAAVGLAAAIIERRHPGAVIGSFAADHLISADTRFRRAVVEAVRAANEGLIVTIGIQPIEPSTAFGYIRAGEPLEILGAPSARQVDAFIEKPKAATARRYLTSGEYLWNAGMFIARASRLLAELEENAPELAAGIHEIAEAWDSPARDEVVARVWPTLDKIAIDYTVAEPAAKKGGLAVIPGFFGWDDVGDFAAVSRVHEGVSNCDEGVSAIGSPERVIAYESSGLVISETERVIAIAGLQDVVVIDTEDALLVTTRKNAQQVKQLVGLIKESDHPEVL; this comes from the coding sequence ATGCCCAATAACTTGGACCACTTCTATGCGGTGATTCCGGCAGGTGGCGTGGGGTCTCGCTTGTGGCCGCTGAGTCGTGCGGACCGCCCAAAATTCCTGCGCGACATCGCCGGCACCGGCACCACGCTGCTCCGCTCGACGTGGGAGCGCCTCGCACCCCTCACCGGCGACGAGCGCATCTACGTTGTGACGGGCGCCGCCCACGGCGAAGAGGTGCAGCACCAGCTGCCCGAACTGCTGCAGCACAACGTGATTCTCGAGACCGAGGGGCGCGACTCGAGCGCCGCCGTCGGGCTCGCCGCCGCGATCATCGAGCGCCGCCACCCCGGCGCCGTCATCGGCTCCTTCGCCGCCGACCACCTCATCTCGGCCGACACGCGTTTCCGCCGCGCCGTCGTCGAGGCGGTGCGCGCCGCGAATGAGGGGCTCATCGTGACGATTGGCATCCAGCCCATCGAGCCGTCGACCGCGTTCGGCTACATCCGCGCCGGTGAACCGCTCGAGATCCTCGGCGCCCCCTCGGCCCGCCAGGTCGACGCGTTCATCGAGAAGCCGAAGGCCGCGACCGCCCGCCGTTACCTCACCTCGGGTGAGTACCTCTGGAACGCCGGCATGTTCATCGCCCGCGCGAGCCGCCTGCTCGCCGAGCTCGAAGAGAACGCGCCCGAGCTCGCCGCGGGCATCCACGAGATCGCCGAGGCGTGGGATTCGCCAGCACGCGACGAGGTCGTGGCTCGCGTGTGGCCGACGCTCGACAAGATCGCGATCGACTACACCGTCGCCGAACCCGCCGCGAAGAAGGGTGGCCTTGCGGTCATCCCCGGCTTCTTCGGCTGGGACGACGTCGGCGACTTCGCCGCCGTCTCGCGCGTGCACGAGGGCGTGAGCAACTGCGACGAGGGCGTCAGCGCGATCGGATCGCCCGAGCGGGTCATCGCCTATGAGTCGAGCGGGCTCGTGATTTCCGAGACCGAGCGCGTCATTGCGATCGCTGGGCTGCAGGACGTCGTGGTGATCGACACCGAGGACGCCTTGCTCGTGACGACGCGCAAGAACGCCCAGCAGGTGAAGCAGCTAGTCGGCTTGATCAAGGAGTCCGACCATCCGGAAGTCTTGTAG
- a CDS encoding glycosyltransferase family 4 protein: protein MRVAVVTESFLPTLNGVTNSVRKVLEHLRLRGHEAIVICPKAGAPAEYAGFPVHEVTTVNLREFPVGLPSLQVDQLLRDFNPDVVHAASPFMLGWNALATARRRGIPTVAIFQTDVAGYTERNRLGAMREVTWMFLRSVHSQADVTLAPSTHSIRDLERNRFERVKTWGRGVDLEAYHPNHRLAPDAAELRASIAGPDEVVVGYVGRLAPEKQVERLAQLRGIPGIHLAIVGEGPSDESVRAALHGMPVTYLGRRSGRDLSLAYASFDLFVHTGTEETFGQTLQEAHAAGLPVVAPLAGGPVDLVTHGDDGYLFDPALRGGIDSMRAYVERLVGDRMLRARMGEAGRRRVLDRSWEGICDELLGHYDDVIAATQTAAAFSRE from the coding sequence ATGCGAGTCGCAGTGGTCACCGAAAGCTTCCTGCCGACACTGAACGGCGTCACCAACAGCGTGCGCAAGGTGCTCGAGCACCTGCGGCTGCGGGGGCACGAGGCGATCGTCATCTGCCCGAAGGCCGGTGCGCCGGCCGAATACGCGGGTTTCCCGGTGCACGAGGTGACGACGGTGAACCTCCGCGAGTTCCCGGTGGGCCTCCCGAGCCTCCAGGTCGACCAGCTGCTGCGCGACTTCAACCCCGACGTCGTGCACGCCGCATCCCCCTTCATGCTCGGCTGGAACGCGCTCGCGACCGCCCGACGCCGAGGCATCCCGACCGTCGCCATCTTCCAGACCGACGTCGCCGGCTACACCGAGCGCAACCGCCTCGGCGCGATGCGCGAGGTCACGTGGATGTTCCTCCGCAGCGTGCACTCGCAGGCCGACGTCACGCTCGCGCCGTCGACCCACTCGATTCGCGACCTCGAGCGCAACCGCTTCGAGCGGGTGAAGACCTGGGGCCGCGGCGTCGACCTCGAGGCCTACCACCCGAACCACCGCCTCGCACCCGACGCGGCCGAGCTGCGCGCGAGCATCGCGGGGCCCGACGAGGTCGTCGTCGGCTACGTCGGCCGGCTCGCGCCAGAGAAGCAGGTCGAGCGGCTCGCGCAGCTCCGCGGCATTCCGGGCATCCACCTCGCGATCGTCGGCGAGGGCCCGAGCGACGAGTCGGTGCGCGCCGCCCTGCACGGCATGCCAGTGACCTACCTCGGTCGCCGCAGCGGCCGCGACCTCTCGCTCGCCTACGCGAGCTTCGACTTGTTCGTGCACACCGGCACCGAAGAGACCTTCGGCCAGACGCTGCAGGAGGCGCACGCCGCCGGCCTGCCCGTCGTGGCACCGCTCGCCGGCGGCCCGGTCGACCTTGTTACGCACGGTGACGACGGCTACCTCTTTGACCCCGCCTTGCGCGGCGGCATCGACTCGATGCGGGCCTACGTCGAGCGCCTCGTCGGCGACCGGATGCTGCGGGCCCGGATGGGCGAGGCCGGCCGCCGCCGCGTGCTCGACCGCTCGTGGGAGGGCATCTGCGATGAGCTGCTCGGTCACTACGACGACGTGATCGCGGCGACCCAAACGGCCGCCGCATTCAGCCGCGAGTAA
- the sdhC gene encoding succinate dehydrogenase, cytochrome b556 subunit has protein sequence MSSSSTGTPATATAPKKSALGGRLYRGNEGMWSWVLHRITGVAIFFFLLVHVLDSALLLVSPEVYNTVIGAYKNPIMGLGELGLVGAITYHAFNGLRIILIDFLPGGTRIQRGMFWGVIVIWFVVMIPFAIMHLSHVFGH, from the coding sequence GTGTCATCATCCTCGACCGGCACCCCCGCCACTGCCACCGCACCGAAAAAGAGCGCCCTTGGCGGTCGCCTTTATCGGGGCAACGAGGGCATGTGGTCGTGGGTGCTCCACCGCATCACCGGTGTCGCCATCTTCTTCTTCCTGCTGGTGCACGTGCTTGACAGCGCGCTCCTGCTGGTCAGCCCCGAGGTGTACAACACCGTGATCGGTGCGTACAAGAACCCGATCATGGGTCTCGGCGAGCTCGGTCTCGTGGGTGCGATCACGTACCACGCCTTCAACGGCCTGCGCATCATCCTCATCGACTTCCTCCCCGGCGGCACCCGCATCCAGCGCGGGATGTTCTGGGGAGTCATCGTTATCTGGTTCGTCGTCATGATCCCGTTCGCGATCATGCACCTGTCGCACGTGTTCGGTCACTAA
- a CDS encoding succinate dehydrogenase hydrophobic membrane anchor subunit: protein MTIETVEYPRTPLAERKKSSGNWERTGWVFMRVSGVLLIVLVFVHLYSNLIAGDGVHQIDYQFVVAEKFQFSFWLIWDGLMLVLAMIHGTNGLRTIVNDYVYKPGPRKALITTLWIACAVEIILGVIVLIAFGVNPCIHGAGSVSVCAA from the coding sequence ATGACTATTGAAACTGTCGAATACCCGCGCACCCCGCTCGCCGAGCGCAAGAAGAGCTCCGGCAACTGGGAACGCACCGGCTGGGTCTTCATGCGCGTCTCGGGCGTGCTGCTCATCGTCCTCGTCTTCGTGCACCTCTACTCGAACCTCATCGCGGGCGACGGCGTGCACCAGATCGACTACCAGTTCGTCGTCGCCGAGAAGTTCCAGTTCTCGTTCTGGCTCATCTGGGACGGCCTCATGCTCGTGCTCGCGATGATCCACGGCACCAACGGTCTTCGCACCATCGTGAACGACTACGTCTACAAGCCGGGCCCGCGCAAGGCGCTCATCACCACGCTGTGGATCGCCTGCGCTGTCGAGATCATCCTCGGCGTCATCGTGCTCATCGCCTTCGGCGTGAACCCCTGCATCCACGGCGCCGGGTCGGTTTCGGTCTGCGCCGCCTAG
- the sdhA gene encoding succinate dehydrogenase flavoprotein subunit — translation MAAEQLKDTTKVVDGVTVHFHRNEIVIVGAGGAGMRAAIEAAEQAGTGAVIDVVTKLYPTRSHTGAAQGGMAAALANVEDDNWEWHTYDTVKGGDYLVDQDSAEILAKEAIEAVLDLENMGLPFNRTPEGKIDQRRFGGHTREHGKAPVRRACYAADRTGHMILQTLYQNCVKHNIRFFNEYYALDVSFVEVDGVKRPAAVIAYELKTGHLHVFQGKSFIFATGGFGKVFKTTSNAHTLTGDGVGIIWRNGLPLEDMEFFQFHPTGLAGLGILLTEGARGEGAILRNDSGERFMERYAPTIKDLAPRDIVARSMVQEVLDGRGAGPNKDYVYLDCTHLGAEVLETKLPDITEFARTYLGVDPVTEPVPVYPTAHYAMGGIPTNNDSEVLANDNEDVVPGLYAAGECACVSVHGSNRLGTNSLLDINVFGKRAGRSAVKYAKTADFVELPADPDAFVRGLVADLRATDAEQHTESVAEIRKELQETMDTNVQVFRTEETLEEATKVVHQLRERYRNVHVHDKGHRFNTELLEAIELGFLLDLAEVVTYTARNRKESRGGHMRDDYPKRDDENWMHHTMAYLTGDRTSADPADHITLGQKPVRMTHYVPQERKY, via the coding sequence ATGGCTGCTGAACAGCTGAAGGACACCACCAAGGTTGTGGACGGCGTCACCGTCCACTTCCACCGCAACGAGATCGTGATCGTCGGCGCCGGCGGCGCGGGCATGCGCGCCGCCATCGAGGCGGCCGAGCAGGCCGGCACCGGTGCGGTCATCGACGTCGTCACCAAGCTCTACCCGACCCGCTCGCACACCGGCGCGGCGCAGGGTGGCATGGCCGCCGCCCTCGCGAACGTCGAGGACGACAACTGGGAGTGGCACACCTACGACACCGTCAAGGGTGGCGACTACCTGGTTGACCAGGACTCGGCCGAGATCCTCGCGAAGGAGGCCATCGAGGCCGTGCTCGACCTCGAGAACATGGGTCTCCCCTTCAACCGCACGCCCGAGGGCAAGATCGACCAGCGTCGTTTCGGTGGGCACACGCGCGAGCACGGCAAGGCGCCCGTTCGCCGCGCCTGCTACGCCGCCGACCGCACCGGCCACATGATCCTCCAGACGCTGTACCAGAACTGCGTCAAGCACAACATCCGCTTCTTCAACGAGTACTACGCGCTCGACGTGTCGTTCGTTGAGGTCGACGGCGTGAAGCGCCCGGCCGCGGTCATCGCGTACGAGCTCAAGACCGGCCACCTGCACGTGTTCCAGGGCAAGTCGTTCATCTTCGCGACCGGTGGCTTCGGCAAGGTCTTCAAGACCACCTCGAACGCCCACACCCTCACGGGTGACGGCGTCGGCATCATCTGGCGCAACGGCCTGCCGCTCGAAGACATGGAGTTCTTCCAGTTCCACCCGACCGGCCTCGCCGGCCTCGGCATCCTCCTTACCGAGGGTGCGCGTGGTGAGGGTGCGATCCTGCGTAACGACTCGGGTGAGCGCTTCATGGAGCGCTACGCGCCGACCATTAAGGACCTGGCGCCGCGTGACATCGTGGCCCGTTCGATGGTGCAGGAAGTGCTCGACGGCCGTGGCGCCGGCCCGAACAAGGACTACGTCTACCTCGACTGCACCCACCTCGGTGCCGAGGTGCTCGAGACGAAGCTCCCCGACATCACCGAGTTCGCGCGCACCTACCTCGGTGTCGACCCGGTGACCGAGCCTGTGCCCGTCTACCCCACCGCGCACTACGCCATGGGTGGCATCCCGACGAACAACGACTCCGAGGTGCTCGCGAACGACAACGAGGACGTCGTGCCCGGCCTCTACGCCGCCGGTGAGTGCGCGTGCGTCTCGGTGCACGGCTCGAACCGCCTCGGCACCAACTCGCTCCTCGACATCAACGTCTTCGGTAAGCGCGCCGGCCGCTCGGCCGTGAAGTACGCGAAGACCGCCGACTTCGTCGAGCTCCCCGCTGACCCCGATGCCTTCGTCCGCGGCCTCGTCGCCGACCTCCGCGCGACCGACGCCGAGCAGCACACCGAGTCGGTCGCCGAGATCCGCAAGGAGCTGCAGGAGACCATGGACACCAACGTCCAGGTGTTCCGCACCGAAGAGACCCTCGAGGAGGCGACCAAGGTCGTCCACCAGCTGCGCGAGCGCTACCGCAACGTGCACGTGCACGACAAGGGCCACCGCTTCAACACCGAGCTGCTCGAGGCCATCGAGCTCGGCTTCCTCCTCGACCTCGCCGAGGTCGTCACCTACACGGCGCGCAACCGCAAGGAATCGCGCGGTGGCCACATGCGTGACGACTACCCGAAGCGCGACGACGAGAACTGGATGCACCACACCATGGCGTACCTCACGGGTGACCGTACCTCGGCTGACCCGGCCGACCACATCACCCTGGGGCAGAAGCCGGTGCGCATGACGCACTACGTGCCGCAGGAACGCAAGTACTAG